The Thalassospira sp. TSL5-1 genome contains the following window.
GACCTTGCGGATACAGAATTGGGCGGCCAGTGACACGACGCTGTTTTTGATTGCGCATGGTCTTAAAACCCTGCGCGAAGCAACAAGCGAACAAATCTGGCTGGCGCAGCGTGTTGCCAATGTTCTGCCGGAAATGTCGGTTTCTGTGGTCAATATTGAAGGCCAACCTTCCTTGCAGGACTGGCGGCAAAAAACGGATCGGCCCAATCGGCTGTTTTTGCCGATTCTGGCGGGGGGTGGTGTTCACGCGCGCGAGGATGTGCCCGAAATGCTGGCGCTGGTCGGGCAGGATAAGGGTGTTTTGCTCGACCCTGTCGGGACGTGGCCGGTATTGCCGCCCATTATTCTGGAGCAGGCGGCCCAAAAAGCCCGCCGGACCGTGGTCTTGGCAAATTATATGATGCCGCTTGGCAGCCGCGACCATAACAGCCTGGTTTCCTGATCTGGCCGTCTTTTTCACGTAAAAATGTGCGGCTGGCTTGGTATTGCCAGCCGTAATCCGCCGGGCCAGGCCGGGTTAATTTACGGAGGGCTTGCCGGGTTATTCCGGTGCAATGGCGGCGTTTGACTTTTTCAATAGATAGTCGCGGAAGGTGCGTGTGGCCGAAGACAGGTTTTTTTCGGCTTCATGCACAATCAGCAATTGCCGTTTGGCCCAGTCATCGGCAATGGGGGTGCCGGAAATATTCATGTGCGATAGATGCTCTTCGACACTGGAGCGACGCAAAAAGCCGATGCCCAGCCCCGCCGCAATTACCCGACGTAACGAGCCAAAACGCATCACCTTGATATGCGGGTGCATGGCACGGCTTAGTTTGTTGGCAGCTTCGCTGATCAAATCGTCAATCACGCCCCCTTCATGCAGGGAAATGATCTGGTATTTGATGGCATCGGCAAAATAAACCGGTTGCGGATTTTTCGGATCGGGAATGAGCGGATGCCCTTTGGGGGTCACAAGCCAGATCGGGTCATCGCAAAAAACATGATAATCAAGGTCGTAGCGCCCGATATTGTCGGCCACCACGGCAAGGTCGGCGCGGCCTTCACGTACCGCATCAATCGATTCGCGGCTGGTCAGTTCACTGACATCAACCGTGATACCGGGAAAATCCCGGCCAAAATCGGCCAGATAGGACGGAAGCCCCGTCAGGATGCCCGATGTCACCGTGGCCAGAAAAATCTCGCCTTTCTGACCGGCGTTAAAGTCGCTCAGTTCGTTTGACAGATGGCGCAAATCACCCAGCAGCTTTTCACCATAGCGGGCAAAAATGGTGCCTTCCGGGGTGGGTTCTACACCACGGGGCAGGCGGCGCAGCAGGCGCACACCCAAAAGGGCCTCAAGCTCGCCAATACGCCGGCTGACGGCGGATGTTGCGATATGTTCGCGCCGGGCGGCTTCATTAATGCTGCCGGCCTTAACAATGGCGACGAACAGCCTGATCGTGACGATGTCAAACTTTTGCATATAATCGTTTAGGTCGCCCGGCCCAAAACGGTCAAGCGCGATTATTACGCATCGCGATCAGGCAGGGCAGAGAAGAACGCTTAGTTCTTCTCGCCAAGCATGTGGGCGCGCCATTCATTAACCAGGGCAGAGTGATCGCGTGCCGGGCTGTTTTCCATGATCCGGGCAATGCGAACAGCTTCAAAAAAGTCGGCAAGCCAGGCAAATTTCGGTTTTGCCGCTTTCGGTTCTTTGTGGGAAACAGAGGCGCTGTTAAATGCGAGAGTAGCCATTTTCAAATCTCCTTTGGCAAGGAAGTGCGGTTTGTTTTCCGTGATTTGAAAGCTAGCAAAGGCGAGCATTGCCCACTATCACCAGTTTGCGGCGTCCCCGTTCTTGTTTGGAGAACGATAACCGTTAAGCTATTGAAATTGAAGGATATCGAATTTTCGCGGCGCACAAGGAAAATGCATTATTTGTGTTTATGCTTCAAAGGAATTGGAATTATTTCTGTTATTATGTGTAAAAACGTCATTAATTATGTGAGAAAATGGCACATATTGGAAAAGAAGGGCGCATATGAATAACGACGACGACAACAATCTTTGTTACGAGCAGAAACATGGCAGCGGCCTGCAGGAAATGCTGGGGTATCGCCTGGTGGAGTGGCAAGATGACCGTGCTGTTGTCGAACTGCATGTCGCGCCCCGGCATTGTAATCGCGCCGGAATTTTGCATGGCGGTGTCCTTGCGACGCTGCTCGATACAGCTTCCGGGTACGCCTGCTGCTATTGCACGGTTTCGGGAAATATCCGTCGCTGCCTGACTCTGTCCCTGACGACCCAATTCATGGGGCAGGCTGTTGATGGTGATATTGTGAAGGTCGAAGCGCAGCGACAGGGCGGTGGGCGCAAGATCATTTTCACAACCGCCACGGCCTATAACGACAAGGGCGATATCATTGCGTCTGCCACCGGTACATTTCGCTATCATCGTGGCAGCGAAGATAAGGCTGGTGTGCCGCGCGATTAAGGTTTTGGCTGTAGACGAGCCACACAAAAAGGCGCTGCCCGATGACAGCGCCTTTTGCGTTAGAAATTTGATATCTATCGATTATTTCGGCATCTGCCATTTGCCATCGACCAGACGCGGAATGTTCAGCGGATTGCTGTCTTTCAGCGCGTCGGGCAGCAGGGCATCGGCGAAGGCCTGATAGGCGACCGGGCGGACGAAACGCTTGATCGCCAGCGAACCGACCGAGGTTGAACGCGAATCCGTGCTTGCCGGGTACGGCCCACCATGCACCATTGAATGGCACACTTCCACACCGGTCGGCCAGCCATTGACCAGGATACGACCGGCAACTTTTTCCAGAAGCGGACGCAGCTTGGTGGCAAATGCGGCGTCGGCATCGTCCATCTGGATGGTTGCGGTCAGCTGACCCAGCAGCTTGGCCGAGATTTCCAAAATCTGCTCTTCGCTGTCGCATTCAATGATGATCCCGGCCGGACCAAACATTTCTTCGGCCAGTTCCGGGTTTGCCTGCCAATCGGCCGCCGATACACGGTAAACCGCCGGGCTGCCTTCAAACGGGCCGTCAGTGTCACGGCGTTTGAGCGCACAGGTGACTTTCGGGTGTTTTGCCATGTCGTCATTGACATGATGATAGGCGCTGGAAACCCGGTCCGTCAGCATGGCCTGGCTGGCAACACCGCCCAGTTCTTCAACGGCGGTGGTCACAAAGGTATCCAGATCCGCGCCCTTAACGGCCAGCAAAAGGCCCGGATTGGTGCAGAACTGGCCGACACCCATTGTCAGCGACCCGGCCCAGGCCTTGGCAATGCCAGCGGCATTTTTCTTCATGGCATTTGGCAGCAGGTAAACCGGGTTGTTGCTGCCCAGTTCACCATAAAACGGGATCGGGTCCGGGCGGCTGACGGCAATGTCAAACAGGGCACGGCCGCCACCGGTTGAGCCGGTAAAGCCAACGGCCTTGATTAACGGATGGGCGACCAGCGACTGACCGACAATACGGCCGCCGCCATGCACCATGCTGAACACGCCCTTGGGCATGCCGGTTTTTTCAACTGCTGCGGCAATGGCCTGGGCGACGATTTCCGAGGTGCCGGGATGGGCGGCATGGGCCTTGAACACCACCGGGCAACCAGCGGCCAGGGCCGATGCGGTATCACCCCCGGCAACCGAAAATGCCAGCGGGAAGTTTGATGCGCCAAAAACGCCAACCGGACCCAGGGCCTTGAACATCGAGCGGATGTCGGGCTTGGGCAGCGGGGCGCGGTCGGGCTGGGCGGTTTCGATGCGGGCTTCAAACCACGAGCCTTCTTCGATCCAGTCGGCAAAGAAGCGCAGCTGGCCGACGGTACGGCCGCGTTCTCCCTGCAGGCGGGCAGCGGGAAGGGCGGATTCAAGATTGCCCATTTCGGTCAGTTCGTCGCCGCGCGCGTCAATTTCTTCCGCACAGGCGCGCAGGAAGGCCGCCCGTTTTGCCGGTGCCATCGAGGCAAATTCCTCGGCACAGGCATCTGCCGCACGGGCCGCCTGATCTACATGTTCTTCGGTACCCTGCTGAAATTTGGTCGGCAGCTTCTCGCCGGTGGCAGGATTGTCCGCCTGAAAAACATCGGGGCCATCCAGCCATTCACCAGCAATATAGTTTTTTCCGCTCAGCATCGGGTTCTCCTGTGAGTTGGATCTGTATATCCGTTATCCAGAGGCAAGCCCGGGATCAACAGACAGCTAAAGCCATAAAAATATTCGCAATTCATGACGTTATTGTCTGTCTATACCGCAAATTCTCTCCAGATTCCGTAAAAAATCATACAATAGTACTATATTGCATGGAATCTGTCACCCAGGCTGCAAATTGGACCGGTATTTCCGTTGCCGGGAATGTATGGGGCGGATCAGGGCCTGTAAAGTCATCATATGAAAAGTAATGCGGTTGACATCTGGCAGCGTTGCCAGGCAGGGGTTTGGGAAAATATTGCGTGATAACAAATTGATATCGGGTGAGGTTTTATCCGTTAGTCACTCAAGGTGCGTCGTTACAGTGATAGCAGCCAGTCTTTAAAAACCCGGATCGCGGTGCGGTCCTGGTCGCCGTTGCGGCAGACAAAATACAGCCCGCGCCCCAGTGGAACGGCGATGTCATCCAGCCGCACCAGCCTGCCAGCTTTAAGGTCTCTGGCGGCCAGCAGATGCCTTGCCAGGGCCACGCCCTGCCGGTCGATGGCGGCTTCCAAAAGCACCGCACTATCGAAGTATTTTATGTTTTTCGCCGTTAATAGATTGGGGTCGATGCCTGCTTTTATCGCCCATTGGTCCCAGCCTTTGTTAAAGGCATCATAGAGCAGCGGCAGCTCGACGATATCTCCGGCAGGCATCGGCAATTTGGCGTTGCCAACCAGGGCGGGGGCCGCAACGACGACCAGTTCTTCATCCGCGATTTTCTCGTGAAACAGGCCGTCCCATCCGGGCAGGCCAAAGCGCAGGGCAAGATCGATTTCCGATGTGTCAAAATCTGCAATTGTGTCATCGGTTTCCAGAAACAGGGCGATACCGGGATGGCGTTTGTGGAAATCAGGCAGATGTGGCACCAGCCATTTCAGTGCGACCGAATGCGGCAGCGATAGTTTTAAAGACTGACGCTGATGTTGTCGTTTAACGGCAGAGACACCTTTTTGCAGGAGTGGAAACGCCTGTTGTGTGGATTGATAAAGTTGCTGCCCGGCGGGGGTTAATGCCACGCCATTGGGGCGGCGATGAAACAGCCTGGTTCCCAGATACTGTTCCAGCAGCTTGATTTGCTGGCTGATCGCGCCATGCGTGACATGCAAAACATCCGCAGCCTTGCTGAGGTTTGATTGGTTTGCGGTCTCGTGAAAGGCCAGCAGGGCACGCAGGTGTTTCAAATTTTCCATAATGTAAGAATTTCTAATATCTATCGACCAAAAACTCAATGGCAGCCTGGTCTGTTTGCCGCTATCCCGGCCCTTGCCAATATGTGCGTGATAAAATCTCATATCAATCAAAGGGCTTTTTGTTTTA
Protein-coding sequences here:
- a CDS encoding sirohydrochlorin chelatase, with translation MSYRGKTTLLIVAHGTSVENGDPAGDLARKLSPAWFGDVVPAYMRSEPGLEQVLDDLSQQGKTDRLLVVPLFFSAGYLVTEELPKILDAAGLSHAMVLSPVTGLNGFVPMVARYLEQTLRIQNWAASDTTLFLIAHGLKTLREATSEQIWLAQRVANVLPEMSVSVVNIEGQPSLQDWRQKTDRPNRLFLPILAGGGVHAREDVPEMLALVGQDKGVLLDPVGTWPVLPPIILEQAAQKARRTVVLANYMMPLGSRDHNSLVS
- a CDS encoding LysR family transcriptional regulator, whose translation is MQKFDIVTIRLFVAIVKAGSINEAARREHIATSAVSRRIGELEALLGVRLLRRLPRGVEPTPEGTIFARYGEKLLGDLRHLSNELSDFNAGQKGEIFLATVTSGILTGLPSYLADFGRDFPGITVDVSELTSRESIDAVREGRADLAVVADNIGRYDLDYHVFCDDPIWLVTPKGHPLIPDPKNPQPVYFADAIKYQIISLHEGGVIDDLISEAANKLSRAMHPHIKVMRFGSLRRVIAAGLGIGFLRRSSVEEHLSHMNISGTPIADDWAKRQLLIVHEAEKNLSSATRTFRDYLLKKSNAAIAPE
- a CDS encoding PaaI family thioesterase, translated to MNNDDDNNLCYEQKHGSGLQEMLGYRLVEWQDDRAVVELHVAPRHCNRAGILHGGVLATLLDTASGYACCYCTVSGNIRRCLTLSLTTQFMGQAVDGDIVKVEAQRQGGGRKIIFTTATAYNDKGDIIASATGTFRYHRGSEDKAGVPRD
- a CDS encoding aldehyde dehydrogenase (NADP(+)) → MLSGKNYIAGEWLDGPDVFQADNPATGEKLPTKFQQGTEEHVDQAARAADACAEEFASMAPAKRAAFLRACAEEIDARGDELTEMGNLESALPAARLQGERGRTVGQLRFFADWIEEGSWFEARIETAQPDRAPLPKPDIRSMFKALGPVGVFGASNFPLAFSVAGGDTASALAAGCPVVFKAHAAHPGTSEIVAQAIAAAVEKTGMPKGVFSMVHGGGRIVGQSLVAHPLIKAVGFTGSTGGGRALFDIAVSRPDPIPFYGELGSNNPVYLLPNAMKKNAAGIAKAWAGSLTMGVGQFCTNPGLLLAVKGADLDTFVTTAVEELGGVASQAMLTDRVSSAYHHVNDDMAKHPKVTCALKRRDTDGPFEGSPAVYRVSAADWQANPELAEEMFGPAGIIIECDSEEQILEISAKLLGQLTATIQMDDADAAFATKLRPLLEKVAGRILVNGWPTGVEVCHSMVHGGPYPASTDSRSTSVGSLAIKRFVRPVAYQAFADALLPDALKDSNPLNIPRLVDGKWQMPK
- a CDS encoding LysR substrate-binding domain-containing protein — protein: MENLKHLRALLAFHETANQSNLSKAADVLHVTHGAISQQIKLLEQYLGTRLFHRRPNGVALTPAGQQLYQSTQQAFPLLQKGVSAVKRQHQRQSLKLSLPHSVALKWLVPHLPDFHKRHPGIALFLETDDTIADFDTSEIDLALRFGLPGWDGLFHEKIADEELVVVAAPALVGNAKLPMPAGDIVELPLLYDAFNKGWDQWAIKAGIDPNLLTAKNIKYFDSAVLLEAAIDRQGVALARHLLAARDLKAGRLVRLDDIAVPLGRGLYFVCRNGDQDRTAIRVFKDWLLSL